Proteins encoded together in one Lathyrus oleraceus cultivar Zhongwan6 chromosome 5, CAAS_Psat_ZW6_1.0, whole genome shotgun sequence window:
- the LOC127083205 gene encoding non-specific lipid transfer protein GPI-anchored 6, whose product MVSNKRVTALLLIMLAILANSDLSKDREECADKLVTLASCLPYVGGDANTPTIDCCTSLKVVLDKTKKCICILIKDRNDPKLGFTLNATLAVHLPTACHIPSNISQCVDLLHLSPKSPEAQVFEGLGNSTKTNSSTAGSSVEKGSSSEEKSGGALGKRWVVAEMVCAILPFVFISHFFIIA is encoded by the exons ATGGTTTCTAACAAAAGGGTTACTGCATTACTACTGATAATGCTGGCCATTCTAGCTAACTCAGATTTATCAAAAGACAGAGAAGAATGTGCTGACAAACTTGTTACTCTTGCTAGTTGTCTTCCATACGTTGGTGGTGATGCCAACACTCCCACCATAGATTGTTGTACATCCCTCAAAGTAGTCCTTGACAAGACCAAAAAATGCATCTGCATCCTCATCAAAGATCGTAACGACCCCAAACTCGGCTTCACCTTGAATGCAACTCTCGCTGTTCACCTTCCAACTGCTTGTCACATACCATCTAATATATCTCAATGTGTAG ATCTTTTGCATTTGTCGCCAAAATCTCCTGAAGCTCAGGTGTTTGAAGGACTTGGAAATTCTACCAAAACAAACAGTTCCACAGCAGGTTCTTCTGTTGAGAAGGGATCAAGTTCAGAGGAAAAGAGTGGTGGTGCTTTGGGAAAGAGGTGGGTGGTGGCAGAGATGGTTTGTGCTATTTTACCATTTGTTTTCATATCTCACTTCTTCATCATAGCATGA